The Coffea eugenioides isolate CCC68of chromosome 8, Ceug_1.0, whole genome shotgun sequence genome has a segment encoding these proteins:
- the LOC113779907 gene encoding uncharacterized protein LOC113779907 produces the protein MSAPEAPVNYVGVARSSAAFRLMKQMGWEEGEGLGKDKQGIKGYIRVKNKQDTAGIGTEKPNNWAFDTTQFDNILKKLKVQAANVMKDEGEGEDGAEADAISKSSSDNQDKEVKVTRPQGRYKKRERGKHVQAYSSQDLEGILVKRAVSPIPHIEEDVANSEEDVANLVENVESHIPDSEGKADQHYQVVSPEWWGFKRGFVSGGFLGAEARRRKAIERTQNGDQRTAFHEEDQENLYKLVQNKATTGKQGLGMKDRTKKIAGCYFQGKKTSFDDSDGEESTESRSSPKRKHDELSEVANDCNSNVKLKKLCRQLIKQAPGQSLKLKQLKVLIDEHSSDVFSNFSSKKEALAFLKRKLQGSDKLVVEGKRVSLSVKKW, from the exons ATGTCGGCACCCGAAGCTCCGGTTAATTATGTCGGTGTCGCCCGATCCTCCGCTGCCTTCCGCCTCATGAAGCAGATG GGATGGGAAGAAGGAGAAGGCTTGGGCAAAGATAAACAAGGGATCAAAGGATACATCAGGGTTAAGAACAAGCAAGATACTGCGG GTATTGGAACTGAGAAGCCAAATAACTGGGCATTTGATACCACTCAGTTCGATAACATcctcaaaaaattaaaagtg CAAGCAGCTAATGTCATGAAGGACGAAG GTGAAGGAGAAGATGGGGCAGAAGCAGATGCAATTTCCAAGAGCTCCAGTGACAATCAGGATAAAGAAGTGAAGGTTACTCGGCCTCAGGGAAG atacaagaaaagagagagggggaaGCATGTTCAAGCCTATTCTTCTCAGGATCTTGAAGGAATCCTT GTCAAAAGGGCAGTTTCTCCTATTCCACATATAGAGGAGGATGTAGCTAACTCAGAGGAGGATGTGGCTAACTTAGTGGAGAATGTGGAGAGCCACATACCGGATAGTGAAG GGAAAGCAGATCAACATTACCAAGTAGTTTCACCCGAATGGTGGGGTTTCAAAAGAGGATTTGTTTCTGGTGGTTTTCTTGGAGCTGAAGCTCGGAGAAGGAAGGCCATAGAAAGAACTCAGAATGGTGATCAAAGGACTGCATTCCATGAAGAGGATCAAGAAAATCTTTATAAACTCGTCCAA AATAAAGCTACAACTGGGAAGCAAGGGCTTGGTATGAAAGACCGAACAAAGAAAATTGCTGGCTGCTACTTCCAGGGAAAAAAGACTTCATTTGACGACAGTGATGGTGAGGAATCCACAGAATCCCGTTCTTCTCCAAAAAGAAAACATGATGAATTATCAGAGGTGGCAAATGATTGTAATTCAAATGTGAAGCTGAAAAAGTTATGCAGACAACTTATCAAGCAG GCACCTGGACAGTCATTGAAGCTGAAGCAACTTAAAGTTCTTATTGATGAGCACTCATCAGACGTTTTCTCTAACTTCTCTTCTAAGAAAGAAGCACTTGCTTTTTTAAAACGCAAG CTTCAAGGCAGTGACAAATTAGTTGTTGAGGGAAAAAGAGTATCTCTATCTGTGAAGAAATGGTGA